The Kribbella shirazensis genomic interval AGCGGGTCCGGTTCACGTCGCCGCATCCGCGGGACTTCACCGCGGACGTGATCGAGGCGATGGCCGAGACGCCGAACGTGATGCCGTCGCTGCACATGCCGTTGCAGTCCGGGTCCGACCAGGTGCTGAAGGCGATGCGGCGTTCGTACCGGCGCGACCGGTACCTGCGGATCATCGAGGACGTGCGGGCGGCGATGCCGGACGCGGCGATCACCACCGACATCATCGTCGGGTTCCCGGGGGAGACCGAGGAGGACTTCCAGGGCACGCTCGACGTGGTCCGGCAGGCGCGGTTCGCGGGCGCGTTCACGTTCCAGTACTCCAAGCGTCCCGGGACGCCGGCCGAGTCGATGACGGACCAGGTGCCGCGCGACGTCGTCCAGGACCGGTACGAGCGGCTCGTCGCGCTGCAGGACGACATGGCGTGGGCCGAGAACAAGCGGATCGTCGGCCGGTCGGTCGAGGTGCTCGTCGCGGAGGGGGAGGGGCGTAAGGACGCCGCCACCCACCGGCTCAGCGGGCGCGGTCCCGACAACCGGCTGGTGCACTTCGCGGTGCCGGAGGGTGTCGAGGCGCCGCGACCGGGTGACATGGCAACGGTCGAGGTCACGTACGCCGCTCCGCACCACCTGGTCGCGGACGTGTTCGGCGCCGTACGCCGCACCCGCGCCGGCGACGCGTGGGAACGCGCGCAGGGGGCACCAGCCGCGGCGCCCGGTGTCATGCTCGGCATGCCGACGATCGGTGCGAAGCCCCTCGAGCCGGCAGCCGGCGGCTGCCAGGCCGGATGACCGACGCCCCGACGTCAGGCGGCGACCCGGAAACGGGTCCTGCTGCGCCGGGCGGGACGGCGACGGGGTTGGCCGCGCTGCTTCCC includes:
- the miaB gene encoding tRNA (N6-isopentenyl adenosine(37)-C2)-methylthiotransferase MiaB, whose amino-acid sequence is MRTYEVRTYGCQMNVHDSERLRGLLEDAGYVRAPEGDEADVVVFNTCAVRENADNKLYGNLGHLAPVKARKPGMQIAVGGCLAQKDKASITKKAPWVDVVFGTHNIGSLPVLLERARVEQESQVEILESLDVFPSTLPTRRESPYSAWVSVSVGCNNTCTFCIVPSLRGREKDRRPGEILAEVEALVGEGVLEVTLLGQNVNSYGVEFGDRYAFSKLLRACGEIDGLERVRFTSPHPRDFTADVIEAMAETPNVMPSLHMPLQSGSDQVLKAMRRSYRRDRYLRIIEDVRAAMPDAAITTDIIVGFPGETEEDFQGTLDVVRQARFAGAFTFQYSKRPGTPAESMTDQVPRDVVQDRYERLVALQDDMAWAENKRIVGRSVEVLVAEGEGRKDAATHRLSGRGPDNRLVHFAVPEGVEAPRPGDMATVEVTYAAPHHLVADVFGAVRRTRAGDAWERAQGAPAAAPGVMLGMPTIGAKPLEPAAGGCQAG